In the genome of Fervidobacterium nodosum Rt17-B1, the window TTGGAGCTGCAAATAATTCTAAGCCCTGGATTGTCCAGGGCTATTTGTTTAATCTTAACCTGAACGGCGATCCAAATGTTTGCAATAAGCAGAAGAATGTGATTAAATATTATAAGCTTCAATAACTTCTTTCTTCAAGGAGCTGGTCTTACGAAACGATACTGGGTTAAACTGAATCCTATTGTCTACATCGTATTTGGCGGATTACTGTTTGCCAATTTTCTTATCTACAACAAATACATATGGCTACTCGATATAGCTGCCGCAGGTTTCGTTTGGCATTACCTTAACCTGCTTAACACTGCAAAGAGAGTCGCAGTAAACGTAAAAGCCAGGGCAAGGGTTTTTGCAAATGAACCTTTTGAGCTAAGCATTGAGTTAATCTCCAAGAACAGAAGTAGCGTAACCATTGAAGTGATTCCGCCCGTGATTATAAAAAAAGAGCCAGTCTTCATCACGCTTCAACCAGATAAAAGAGAAGTCGTCACATTCACAACGGCATTCGGCACGAGAGGAATCAAGAAGTTGGGGGCTTATTCTGTTAGAATCAAGAGTTTCACAGAACTTTTCAGCATTTATATAACAGAGGAAATAAATTCAGACGTGAGGGTACTGCCAAATCTGGAAGAAGCCGACGCCTCGGTTGAGAGGATATTGGAAATGTTGCCCGTTTTGAAGAGCAAGTACAAACTCGCAGAGGATATTTCGTACATAAAAAACATACGGGAATACCAAAACGAACCGATGAACCGCATCCACTGGAAACAGAGCGCAAGGATGGACAAACTGATGGTGAAGGAGTACGAATACTCAGGAACTGCGAAAAATTACATCGTCTTGGATTTGAATTTACCGGGTGGGATATATTCAAAAGAAGCTTGGAGATACATCCATAAAAAATATCAAGAAGAGTCCATCAAGGCAGTTGCGGGTTTGGTTAAGCACTTCTCCGAAAGGCACGAAAAGACTAATCTCTTCATCTCGCACTCGAAAGGCATATACGACATCACAGACAGCGACTACGTCTTCTTCTTTGACTACCTTTCGGAAGTTGAGGGAGCTATCGATAACAATAATTCCACCACGGAACTGCTCGAGCATATCATAGAAGGCGTTCAGCCGACTGATACGGTGCTGGTAATAAGCATGTTCTTGACGAAAGAGGAAGTGGAGAAACTGATTAGACTGCGTTCAAGATGCGGCAGGGTTCTTGTCCTACTCATGCCGTATGGATATCGCGAAGCGACAACGAAAAAATTCAAGTCGTACTTTGACGTCCCGGTTGAAATCAGAGAACTCTACAAATTCGCAAGAACACTGGAAGAGGAGAACATAATCATCCAGATATGGCACGAGAACACGAGCTTGGTGGAAGGGCTGTTGAAGATATCAGGTTCTGAAATGTGAACAGAAGGTGAGCTGATGATATTATGACATTAGCTTTATCAAAATTCTTAATTATGTTCTTTTCATTTGCCAGTATTGAAAAGAGCTTAATACTCAATATCCATTTTTGGATATACTTAGCTCTTGCCATAATATCAATCATATTTATGTACAACAAAAAGAAACTACTCACTTCAATTTTTTCGATTGTAACAATACTATTCAGTATCTCTTTCTTGGAAACATATGTACTTGCTTGTATATCAGCACTGTTGCTCGTTTTAGCCTCGCTGAGCAAAAAATACTCGAACAAATGGTTGATAAGCTTTATCTACATATTTATCCTCAGCTTAACGCACCATTCACTGTCTCCGATTCTTGCTCTGATCTACATCTTGCTGACATTCCCTGAATTGATGCAACCTAAGAGAAATGGAGAAAATAAAATATGGATATTTGTATTGTTGATAGCATTAATCTTTATTGCTCCCTTACCTGATTTAAGGTTCAACACGGACGCTTTGAAAGAAGATAACGGTGTTGTGTATACACCTAAGGATTTAAATGTTACTCCAGAACAAAGCGGAAATACTCAAGCAGTGCAAACAAACAAGAAAAACACCGCTGAGAACTTGAACAAATCGGAAAGCTTAACTGCAGATGCTTATGCGGAGAGAATTTCGCTAATCAGAAAAATAGATTATTTTATCAACATTGACTTCATTGTCGGACTCGTAATAGGCTTGATATTCATAGCATACATCTTTACATCTGTCCTGAGAACTTCGGACAGCAAGCAGAAAAAGAAATTGGTAAAATCACTTGTCCTAAGCTTAGCAGTTTTGATAACCTTCTTTGCAATTTTTCCATTTGTTTTGAACATAGCTGGAAATAGAACAGTAGAGAATATAAACCAGATGAGAACTGCAACGAACTCAACATCATCAGGAACATCAGGCTTAAATTCTGTTGCGCAAATCCCAAAAACTTCACAAAATAACACTGCTGAGATTACTAAGAACAGCTTGAACGATGAACTCAACAAACTAAGGCTCATACTCATATTCAAATTCATCACAGCGGTGATTGGAGTGGCTTCTCTAATTTGGATTGGGAAATCTTTCGTAGAGATGTTAATGACAAAAGAAGTAGCACAAGAACAGGCGGAAAGTGCCAACGCTCAGGGTGAGGCTACCGGATACAGAACACCGCACAGTTACGATGAGATATTAAAAATGAACGGTGCACAATTCGTGCACCATGCGTACCACTATATACGCCAGACATTTTATCCAACGCTCAATCACTTGACGCCGTATGAGCTGCTTGAAAAATTCCCTTCAAAAGAATTGAGGAACTTAACCGATGCATATGTCTTGGTTGAGTATGCCTTTAAAGTTAATGTCGAAGATGAAAATATAGAATCTCTTAAACTCAGCTTTTCACACTTTATAAAAGAAATGGAAGCATTGCTATTTGCAAGAGATGACAACAGAGAACAATTCATTTGATAAACTCATTCTTTGCTTATAACGGCAACCTTACTTAGTATACTTTCTATAATCTCCTCTTTCGTTTCCCTAAGAATTTTCGATTCTGTAGTTTGGATTATTCTG includes:
- a CDS encoding DUF58 domain-containing protein, with the translated sequence MIIKKEPVFITLQPDKREVVTFTTAFGTRGIKKLGAYSVRIKSFTELFSIYITEEINSDVRVLPNLEEADASVERILEMLPVLKSKYKLAEDISYIKNIREYQNEPMNRIHWKQSARMDKLMVKEYEYSGTAKNYIVLDLNLPGGIYSKEAWRYIHKKYQEESIKAVAGLVKHFSERHEKTNLFISHSKGIYDITDSDYVFFFDYLSEVEGAIDNNNSTTELLEHIIEGVQPTDTVLVISMFLTKEEVEKLIRLRSRCGRVLVLLMPYGYREATTKKFKSYFDVPVEIRELYKFARTLEEENIIIQIWHENTSLVEGLLKISGSEM